A single window of Nicotiana sylvestris chromosome 5, ASM39365v2, whole genome shotgun sequence DNA harbors:
- the LOC138869578 gene encoding uncharacterized protein: MHDFIMVEDSELWDVICGGPYVPTKVLEELPFSMLKTRKEYTDTYMKVVEKNFRAKKILVCGIGPDENNRISTCDTAKEIWDALQIANEGTTQVKQSKIDMLTTEYEIFRIKDDESIQDIHTRFTSIINELHSLGKTIPRNKLVRKILSILPSSWESNVNAITEAKELQELTIDELVGNLKTYEMKRKIDSERRESKKEKNLVLKADSNDSSGEDSDMAYLTKRFQKMVKRNGGMLKRGSSSKPKNYDLCHKCGKLGTLSKTAITVWGDSSSESEDETDACDSSMMAVESEKNEYDSTFALMAQSDDDEDDDNSEGIMKGRGQKWLMDSGCSKHMTGNTMDFLSLKALRGGSVSIGNGKKGYILGVGKSRKSLTHSIENMYYVNDLRYSLLSVSQICDKGNKVEFLSKIFIVTNLVTGKVVLVAKRYKNIYVTDFESLQSGDLSCLKVVDDDAKP, translated from the exons TGCTAAAAACTAGAAAAGAATACACCGACACATACATGAAAGTtgtggagaagaattttcgtgccaagaagattttggtatgtggaataggacctgaTGAAAACAATAGAATCTCTACTTGTGacactgctaaggagatatgggatGCTTTGCAAATAGCTAATGAGGGAACCACCCAAGTAAAACAATCTAAGATCGATAtgctcactaccgagtatgaaaTCTTCAGGATAAAggacgatgaatctattcaagatattcacacaagattcacttccatcataaatgagttgcACTCACTTGGTAAAACCATTCCTAGGaacaagctagtgaggaaaatTCTCAGTATCCTGCCTAGCTCTTGGGAAAGCAAcgtgaatgctattactgaagCAAAGGAACTACAGGAGCTGACCATAGATGAGCTAGTTGGAAATCTGAAAacctacgagatgaagaggaagatagatagtgaaagaagagaatcaaagaaagaaaagaacctggtactcaaagctgatagcaatgactcaagtggggaggacagtgacatggcttacttaaccaaaagatttcagaagatggtcaaAAGAAATGGAGGAATGCTAAAAAGGGGCAGCTCTAGCAAACCAAAGAACTATGATCTctgtcataagtgtggaaagcTGGGCACTTTATCAAAGACT GCTATTACAGTATGGGGGGACTCCTCtagtgagtctgaagatgaaacTGATGCCTGTGATagctccatgatggcagttgaaagCGAGAAAAATGAATATGATtcaacttttgctttgatggcccaatcagatgatgatgaagacgatgacaacagTGAGGGAATAATGAAAGGAAGAGGTCAAAAATGGCTCATggatagtgggtgttcaaagcacatgactgggaacaccatggactttctttcactaaaagccctgcgaggagggagtgtatccattggcaatgggaaaaaggggtacattcttggagttggaaaatcCAGGAAATCACTCACTCACTCTATTGAAAATATGTATTATGTCAATGATCTTAggtacagtctcttgagtgtctctcagatctgtgataaaggaaacaaggtagaattcttgtccaagatatttatagttactaatctggtaactggtaaagtggtacttgtggccaagagatacaagaacatctatgttacTGATTTTgagtccttacaaagtggtgatctgagttgtctaaaagttgttgatgatgatgctaaaCCCTGA